Proteins from a genomic interval of Microbacterium phyllosphaerae:
- a CDS encoding ABC transporter ATP-binding protein — MMNNTAVEITGLRVRRGKTAVFDGIDLTIPRGEITGLLGPSGCGKTTLMRSIVGVQRIADGTVTVLGEPGGSRQLRHRVAYGTQGAAVYGDLTVRQNLSYLAAVLKAPKGDVDRVIEEVGLGAQAGQLVESLSGGQTTRISLAMALIGTPELIVLDEPTVGLDPVLRVELWDLFRGLAERGVTMIVSSHVMDEALRCDRLVLMRSGRIIADTNPSALLADTGTADPDAAFLALIERDSREHEGHAPPATRRERRGTAQ, encoded by the coding sequence ATGATGAATAACACGGCGGTGGAGATCACGGGACTCCGTGTGCGCCGGGGGAAGACCGCGGTGTTCGACGGCATCGACCTGACGATCCCGCGCGGTGAGATCACGGGCCTGCTGGGGCCGTCCGGGTGCGGCAAGACGACGCTCATGCGCTCGATCGTCGGGGTGCAGCGGATCGCCGACGGCACGGTGACAGTGCTGGGGGAGCCCGGCGGCTCTCGACAGCTGCGACACCGGGTGGCGTACGGCACGCAGGGCGCGGCCGTGTACGGCGACCTCACCGTGCGACAGAACCTCTCGTATCTCGCCGCGGTGCTGAAGGCGCCGAAGGGCGATGTCGACCGGGTCATCGAGGAGGTCGGGCTCGGCGCGCAGGCCGGTCAGCTCGTCGAATCGCTCAGCGGGGGTCAGACCACGCGGATCTCGCTGGCGATGGCCCTCATCGGCACGCCGGAGCTCATCGTGCTCGACGAGCCGACCGTCGGCCTCGATCCGGTGCTGCGTGTCGAGCTCTGGGACCTGTTCCGAGGGCTCGCTGAACGCGGAGTCACGATGATCGTGTCGAGCCATGTGATGGACGAGGCGCTGCGGTGCGATCGACTCGTGCTGATGAGGAGCGGGCGCATCATCGCCGACACGAATCCTTCCGCGCTGCTCGCTGACACCGGCACCGCAGACCCCGATGCGGCGTTTCTCGCCCTGATCGAACGAGACAGCCGTGAGCACGAGGGCCATGCACCGCCCGCCACACGGCGCGAGCGACGGGGGACGGCGCAATGA
- a CDS encoding MarR family winged helix-turn-helix transcriptional regulator: MTDRKLALEAWESLFRAQHELFTEMNADFEDTDLGQAEYDVLLTVTRSPGMSARLRDVTANMLISQPSVSRLIDRMVSRGLVSKCPDPDDGRGALITATEAGAREFRSVATVHGRSIAKRMSVLDDAELKTLHDLAEKLRGR; encoded by the coding sequence ATGACCGATCGCAAGCTCGCCCTCGAGGCATGGGAGAGCCTGTTCCGCGCGCAGCACGAGCTGTTCACCGAGATGAACGCCGACTTCGAGGACACGGATCTCGGTCAGGCCGAGTACGACGTGCTGCTCACGGTCACCCGCTCCCCCGGCATGTCGGCGCGACTGCGCGATGTGACGGCGAACATGCTCATCAGCCAGCCGAGCGTCTCGCGCCTGATCGACCGCATGGTCTCCCGCGGCCTGGTCTCGAAGTGCCCCGACCCGGACGACGGGCGCGGCGCTCTGATCACGGCGACCGAGGCAGGCGCGAGGGAGTTCCGCAGCGTCGCCACCGTTCATGGTCGATCGATCGCCAAGCGCATGTCTGTGCTCGACGACGCCGAGCTGAAGACGCTCCACGACTTGGCTGAGAAGCTCCGCGGTCGCTGA
- the hrpB gene encoding ATP-dependent helicase HrpB — translation MTPAPAFDLATIGAGLSFAAALDELSGALDASRSVVVSAPPGTGKTTLVPPLVASRMTGRVIVTQPRRVAARAAARRLAHLDGTPLGTRVGFTVRGERSAGRETRVEFVTAGVLLRRMLDDPGLDGVGAVIIDEVHERALETDLLIGLLSEVRELRDDLTVIAMSATLDAPRISAVLGTDEYPAPIIDHDVPAFPLTERWAPSPVPRLDERGVTWGFLDHVAATTASAARELISDAPEADVLVFAPGAREVSEIARRIRDTNGAFDVRELHGQIPAAEQDAVIRGRAPDAPARIIVTTSLAESSLTVPGVRLVVDSCLSRQPQRDAARGMTGLVTAAASRSSCVQRAGRATRQGPGTVIRCADERTYAAAPARPAPEIAVTDLADATLLLACWGAPGGAGLRMIDPLPAQNLADATEVLRSLGAIDDEGRATAEGRILARIPTDPRLARALRDGSPVVGTRLAAEVVALLGGDLRIAEADIAQAIIALRGGRAPDARRWRTDADRLERMVAATPGARSGLDGVGLVIALAFPERIAHRVERTAEGATFLLASGTRAGVRGPLAAVEWLAVADVARASARAAAGSGAIIRSAAVLTETQIESAASHLMTDRVEAQFAAGRVQARRERRLGAILRSSSPVRASAQEGRDAVRRAIRRDGLGMLSWSEGADGLRRRLALVRREFGDPWPDVSDTGLTEAVDVWLAPELDALAGGAPASRLDLTSALRRLLPWPDATRLDELVPDRLEVPTGSRIRIDYPPHDDATARPVVAVKLQECFGWAETPRLVDGRVPVLFHLLSPAGRPLAVTDDLASFWSGPYSQVRAEMRGRYPKHPWPEDPWAAVPTRHTKNRSAR, via the coding sequence ATGACGCCCGCCCCCGCCTTCGACCTCGCCACCATCGGCGCAGGCTTGTCGTTCGCGGCCGCCCTGGACGAACTCTCCGGAGCGCTCGATGCCAGTCGGTCGGTGGTGGTGAGCGCTCCCCCCGGGACGGGGAAGACCACGCTCGTGCCGCCGCTCGTCGCTTCGAGGATGACGGGTCGAGTGATCGTCACCCAGCCCCGCCGCGTCGCCGCCCGAGCGGCCGCCCGGCGACTCGCTCACCTCGACGGCACACCGCTCGGCACCCGGGTGGGCTTCACCGTCCGCGGCGAGCGCTCCGCAGGACGCGAGACACGGGTCGAGTTCGTCACGGCCGGAGTGCTGCTGCGGCGCATGCTCGACGACCCGGGTCTCGACGGGGTGGGCGCCGTGATCATCGACGAGGTGCACGAGCGGGCACTCGAGACCGACCTGCTGATCGGCCTGCTCTCGGAGGTGCGCGAGCTGCGCGACGACCTCACGGTCATCGCCATGTCGGCGACCCTCGATGCGCCTCGCATCTCGGCCGTCCTCGGCACGGACGAGTACCCCGCACCGATCATCGACCACGACGTCCCCGCCTTCCCGCTCACCGAACGCTGGGCTCCGAGTCCCGTGCCCCGACTGGACGAGCGCGGGGTCACCTGGGGGTTCCTCGACCACGTCGCCGCGACCACGGCATCCGCCGCCCGGGAGCTCATCAGCGACGCCCCCGAGGCCGACGTGCTGGTGTTCGCACCGGGCGCTCGTGAGGTGTCGGAGATCGCGCGCCGCATCCGCGACACGAACGGCGCGTTCGACGTGCGCGAGCTGCACGGGCAGATCCCGGCCGCTGAGCAGGATGCCGTGATCCGAGGCCGCGCACCGGACGCTCCTGCGCGCATCATCGTCACGACGTCGCTCGCCGAGTCCTCGCTCACGGTGCCGGGCGTACGTCTGGTCGTCGACAGCTGCCTGTCGCGGCAGCCGCAGCGCGACGCCGCCCGCGGGATGACGGGCCTGGTGACCGCCGCCGCCTCCCGCTCGTCGTGTGTGCAGCGTGCGGGGCGCGCCACCCGCCAGGGCCCCGGCACGGTGATCCGCTGCGCCGACGAGCGCACCTATGCGGCGGCTCCTGCGCGTCCCGCTCCCGAGATCGCGGTGACCGACCTCGCGGATGCCACCCTGCTGCTCGCCTGCTGGGGTGCCCCTGGCGGCGCCGGTCTGCGGATGATCGACCCGCTGCCCGCTCAGAACCTGGCCGATGCGACCGAGGTGCTGCGCAGTCTCGGAGCGATCGACGACGAGGGGCGCGCCACCGCGGAGGGCCGCATCCTGGCTCGTATCCCTACCGATCCGCGGCTCGCCCGCGCTCTGCGCGACGGCAGCCCCGTGGTCGGGACTCGACTCGCCGCCGAGGTCGTCGCTCTCCTGGGTGGCGACCTGCGCATCGCCGAAGCCGACATCGCCCAGGCGATCATCGCGCTGCGAGGCGGTCGCGCCCCTGATGCCCGCCGCTGGCGCACCGATGCCGATCGTCTCGAGCGCATGGTCGCGGCGACGCCGGGCGCGCGCTCGGGCCTCGATGGGGTCGGCCTCGTGATCGCGCTGGCCTTCCCCGAGCGGATAGCCCACCGCGTCGAACGCACCGCCGAGGGTGCGACGTTCCTGCTGGCATCCGGCACCCGCGCAGGAGTGCGTGGACCGCTCGCGGCGGTCGAGTGGCTCGCTGTCGCCGACGTCGCGCGCGCCTCGGCCCGTGCGGCAGCGGGATCCGGCGCGATCATCCGATCCGCGGCTGTGCTCACCGAGACGCAGATCGAGAGCGCCGCGAGTCACCTCATGACCGACCGCGTCGAGGCACAGTTCGCCGCGGGCCGCGTCCAGGCGCGACGCGAACGACGCCTCGGTGCGATCCTGCGCTCCTCGTCACCGGTGCGCGCATCGGCCCAGGAGGGGCGGGATGCCGTGCGCCGGGCGATCCGACGAGATGGCCTCGGCATGCTGTCGTGGTCCGAAGGCGCCGACGGCCTCCGTCGCCGTCTGGCTCTGGTGAGACGAGAATTCGGCGATCCCTGGCCCGATGTCTCGGATACCGGGCTCACCGAGGCGGTCGATGTCTGGCTGGCGCCGGAGCTCGATGCCCTCGCGGGTGGCGCGCCCGCGAGCCGGCTGGATCTGACGTCGGCTCTTCGCCGACTGCTCCCCTGGCCTGACGCGACGCGCCTCGACGAGCTCGTTCCCGACCGGCTGGAGGTGCCCACCGGCTCCCGCATCCGCATCGACTACCCGCCACACGACGATGCGACCGCGCGTCCTGTCGTCGCAGTGAAGCTGCAGGAGTGCTTCGGCTGGGCGGAGACCCCGCGGCTGGTCGACGGTCGCGTGCCGGTGCTGTTCCACCTGCTGTCTCCCGCAGGGCGTCCGCTCGCGGTCACCGACGACCTCGCCTCGTTCTGGTCGGGCCCGTACTCCCAGGTGCGCGCCGAGATGCGCGGACGCTACCCGAAGCATCCGTGGCCGGAGGACCCCTGGGCCGCGGTGCCGACCAGGCACACCAAGAACCGCTCCGCGCGCTGA
- a CDS encoding SPFH domain-containing protein produces MEIAGIVGILVIVGIAVVAAVVVLLILLLFARSWIKVARADEALVISGRKQKVQRAVIAADGTTRDEMSESPVTVIVNGKSLVNPITQRHEIISLRSRQVSLNAEAQSLDSVTLNVDGVAIVKIGSDPILVRRAAERFASQDKAIEQFTTEQLEGALRGIVATLSVVELMRERKKFSDQIAADVSQELAEQGLILDSFQIKGITDKVGYIQSLGAPEIQAKRQSAEISQTNADRAINQKNIANQEANLVEQTALDTNTANANAGIGRARAEAEQAENLAREQAQQAVLQQQAENRQAQLDADVKRVADAQRYEAETRAQAELYTRERAAEAGAIEQVKQAEARTRIAEQQAQADKAKADGEAAAAIARATGEADALRAQAEAESEARRLRANAEADAIRAEGEARAAAVEAEAKAIASNQDAFLSQRVLDVLPSIMAEFSKGYAAIGNVSIIGGSSEDGASNVVGADSAKALKSVFDSVSSATGLDLASIIQGQAVGRGIGEGVASASAPAAPTTRRSAPTTPPPPAPPAPAAE; encoded by the coding sequence ATGGAGATCGCCGGAATCGTCGGCATCCTCGTCATCGTCGGAATCGCAGTCGTCGCCGCCGTCGTCGTCCTGCTCATCCTGCTGCTGTTCGCACGCAGCTGGATCAAGGTCGCGCGTGCCGATGAGGCGCTCGTCATCTCGGGACGCAAGCAGAAGGTGCAGCGCGCCGTCATCGCCGCCGACGGCACGACCAGAGACGAGATGTCGGAGTCGCCCGTCACGGTCATCGTGAACGGCAAGTCGCTGGTGAACCCCATCACGCAGCGCCACGAGATCATCTCGCTGCGCTCGCGTCAGGTCTCACTCAACGCCGAGGCCCAGTCGCTCGACAGCGTCACGCTCAACGTCGACGGCGTCGCGATCGTGAAGATCGGCTCAGACCCCATCCTCGTGCGCCGCGCCGCCGAGCGTTTCGCCTCGCAGGACAAGGCCATCGAGCAGTTCACCACCGAGCAGCTCGAGGGTGCGCTCCGCGGCATCGTCGCGACCCTCTCGGTCGTCGAGCTCATGCGAGAGCGCAAGAAGTTCTCCGACCAGATCGCCGCCGACGTCTCGCAGGAGCTCGCCGAGCAGGGTCTGATCCTCGACTCGTTCCAGATCAAGGGCATCACCGACAAGGTCGGGTACATCCAGTCGCTCGGAGCTCCCGAGATCCAGGCGAAGCGTCAGTCGGCGGAGATCTCGCAGACCAACGCCGACCGTGCGATCAACCAGAAGAACATCGCCAACCAGGAAGCCAACCTGGTCGAGCAGACCGCTCTCGACACCAACACCGCCAACGCCAACGCCGGCATCGGCCGTGCGCGCGCCGAGGCCGAGCAGGCCGAGAACCTGGCCCGCGAGCAGGCTCAGCAGGCCGTTCTGCAGCAGCAGGCCGAGAACCGTCAGGCTCAGCTCGACGCCGACGTCAAGCGCGTCGCCGACGCCCAGCGGTACGAGGCCGAGACCCGCGCACAGGCCGAGCTCTACACCCGTGAGCGTGCGGCCGAGGCCGGCGCGATCGAGCAGGTCAAGCAGGCCGAGGCCCGCACTCGCATCGCCGAGCAGCAGGCACAGGCCGACAAGGCCAAGGCCGACGGTGAGGCCGCAGCCGCGATCGCCCGTGCGACCGGTGAGGCCGACGCGCTGCGCGCCCAGGCCGAGGCGGAGTCCGAGGCCCGTCGTCTGCGTGCGAACGCCGAAGCCGACGCCATCCGCGCCGAGGGTGAGGCGCGAGCCGCAGCCGTCGAGGCCGAGGCGAAGGCCATCGCGTCGAACCAGGATGCATTCCTGTCGCAGCGCGTGCTCGATGTGCTGCCGTCGATCATGGCGGAGTTCTCGAAGGGGTACGCCGCGATCGGCAACGTGTCGATCATCGGCGGCTCGAGCGAGGACGGCGCATCGAACGTCGTCGGCGCCGACAGCGCGAAGGCGCTGAAGTCGGTGTTCGACAGCGTCAGCTCGGCCACCGGGCTCGACCTCGCGTCGATCATCCAGGGCCAGGCCGTCGGTCGCGGCATCGGGGAGGGCGTCGCTTCGGCATCCGCGCCCGCTGCTCCGACGACGCGCCGCTCGGCCCCGACCACCCCGCCGCCGCCGGCCCCGCCGGCTCCCGCAGCGGAGTAG
- a CDS encoding zinc-binding alcohol dehydrogenase family protein: protein MRVNTAAWIDSPYADLVVRDAPMPELEPGRLLVEVRAVAVNPLDAIIQSNGAVMYGWLRYPVILGEDVAGVVVGVGAEVTNFSVGDRIVAYAIGLEKGRDAISESGFQAYVAVDAALAAALPDTLPFEEAAVLPLAVSTAAAGLFESEQLGLDYSGLANSAPRDEIVVVWGGATAVGGNAIQLARAAGYRVITTASAHNHDRMSQLGAEAAFDYHDPEAADRIVEAANGSVIAGILAVAVGSAEPCLRIARATGATRIAMASPPVSFYEQPRRPGLSLTRMRLFLRLGTRTAMLQLRSRARGIRASFIWGSAIATSLVGPAVWGDYLGAALASGRHRAYPRPRIAGEGLPAVQGAIDTLRAGVSAQKLVVTLESTPTSS, encoded by the coding sequence ATGAGAGTCAACACTGCGGCGTGGATCGATTCCCCCTACGCCGACCTGGTGGTCCGAGACGCACCGATGCCCGAGCTCGAGCCCGGACGGCTGCTCGTCGAGGTGCGGGCGGTCGCGGTGAATCCTCTCGATGCGATCATCCAGTCCAACGGTGCCGTCATGTACGGATGGTTGCGCTACCCGGTGATCCTCGGAGAAGACGTCGCGGGCGTCGTGGTCGGGGTCGGCGCCGAGGTGACGAACTTCTCCGTCGGCGATCGCATCGTCGCGTACGCGATCGGTCTGGAGAAGGGCCGGGACGCGATCTCCGAGAGCGGGTTCCAGGCCTACGTCGCCGTCGATGCGGCCCTCGCCGCCGCTCTGCCCGACACCTTGCCCTTCGAGGAAGCCGCCGTGTTGCCCCTGGCCGTGTCGACAGCGGCCGCCGGTCTCTTCGAGAGCGAGCAGCTCGGCCTGGACTACTCAGGCCTCGCGAACTCCGCACCACGCGATGAGATCGTCGTGGTGTGGGGCGGTGCGACCGCTGTCGGCGGCAACGCGATCCAACTGGCTCGAGCTGCCGGCTACCGCGTCATCACGACGGCGTCCGCCCATAATCACGACCGGATGAGCCAACTCGGCGCAGAGGCCGCATTCGACTACCACGATCCGGAGGCAGCCGACCGGATCGTCGAGGCGGCGAACGGATCCGTCATCGCGGGCATTCTCGCCGTCGCAGTCGGGTCGGCAGAACCCTGTCTGCGTATCGCGCGCGCGACAGGCGCCACGCGGATCGCGATGGCGAGCCCTCCTGTCTCCTTCTACGAACAGCCCCGTCGACCTGGCCTCTCCCTGACCCGGATGCGCCTGTTCCTGCGCCTGGGAACGCGAACGGCGATGCTGCAACTGCGCAGCCGAGCCCGAGGGATCCGAGCCTCGTTCATCTGGGGGAGCGCTATCGCGACGTCTCTCGTCGGCCCCGCCGTCTGGGGAGACTACCTCGGCGCAGCGCTCGCCTCAGGCCGTCATCGTGCGTATCCGAGACCCCGCATCGCGGGGGAGGGGCTCCCTGCGGTTCAGGGAGCGATCGACACGCTTCGCGCCGGCGTGTCCGCGCAGAAACTCGTCGTCACCCTTGAGTCGACACCGACGAGCTCCTGA
- a CDS encoding ABC transporter permease, which yields MNGRRMLATAARVLGQLRHDPRSIALMLIAPSLLVGLFAWLFSDQDGVFDQFGGAILALFPFIVMFLITSITTLRERRSCTLERLMTTPLGKADFILGYALAFGLMALLQAVITVSFAVGVCGLDVEGELWQLGLVAVVDALLGTALGLLASAFAQTEFQAVQFMPLLVFPQIILGGLFMPRDQMPDVLHAISDWLPLSYAIDTINAVTAGDDGWDVYGPLLVVVAFGVGALVLASLTLRRRTP from the coding sequence ATGAACGGCCGACGGATGCTCGCGACCGCCGCACGGGTACTCGGCCAGCTGCGCCACGACCCACGCTCGATCGCTCTGATGCTCATCGCCCCGAGCCTGCTCGTGGGTCTCTTCGCCTGGTTGTTCAGCGACCAGGACGGAGTGTTCGATCAGTTCGGCGGTGCGATCCTCGCACTGTTCCCCTTCATCGTGATGTTCCTGATCACGTCGATCACGACTCTGCGAGAGCGGCGTTCGTGCACGCTCGAGCGGCTGATGACGACGCCCCTGGGCAAGGCCGACTTCATCCTCGGGTACGCCCTGGCGTTCGGCCTCATGGCGCTGCTGCAGGCCGTGATCACCGTGTCGTTCGCGGTCGGAGTGTGTGGTCTCGACGTCGAGGGCGAACTGTGGCAGCTCGGACTCGTCGCGGTGGTCGACGCGCTTCTCGGCACGGCGCTCGGTCTGCTTGCGAGCGCGTTCGCCCAGACAGAGTTCCAGGCCGTGCAGTTCATGCCCCTGCTGGTCTTCCCGCAGATCATCCTCGGCGGGCTCTTCATGCCGCGCGACCAGATGCCCGACGTGCTGCACGCGATCTCGGACTGGCTGCCTCTGAGCTACGCGATCGACACGATCAACGCAGTGACCGCAGGCGACGACGGGTGGGACGTCTACGGACCGCTACTGGTGGTCGTCGCGTTCGGGGTCGGCGCGCTCGTGCTCGCGTCGCTGACTCTGCGGCGCCGCACACCCTGA
- a CDS encoding AAA family ATPase, producing the protein MESIWTPGSRRRREQPVVAVSANDDAPEPGRLWPTSIPAVAQVLREGMELSPGVTFLVGENGSGKSTIVEGIAIAYGLSPEGGSRFARHSTRATESPLSEWLRLQRGVGADRWGFFLRAETMHSFYTYLEENPSPSGDVPFHEMSHGESFLALLDSRFDSPGFYCLDEPEAALSFQSTLALIAVMQRIVDDGGQVLCATHSPVLAALPGAQILEVGEWGIRPAEWNDLELVNHWRSFLQDPPRYLRHLLD; encoded by the coding sequence ATGGAATCGATCTGGACACCGGGCAGTCGTCGGCGGCGCGAGCAGCCGGTCGTGGCGGTGAGCGCGAATGACGACGCTCCCGAGCCCGGTCGGCTCTGGCCCACGAGCATCCCCGCCGTCGCCCAGGTGCTGCGCGAGGGGATGGAACTGTCTCCCGGCGTGACGTTTCTGGTCGGCGAGAACGGCAGCGGCAAGTCGACGATCGTCGAGGGCATCGCGATCGCCTACGGCCTCTCGCCCGAGGGCGGCTCGCGCTTCGCCAGGCACAGCACGCGAGCCACCGAATCGCCCCTGTCGGAGTGGCTGCGATTGCAGCGAGGCGTCGGTGCCGATCGGTGGGGCTTCTTCCTGCGGGCCGAGACGATGCACTCGTTCTACACGTACCTCGAAGAGAATCCGTCGCCGAGTGGCGACGTGCCGTTCCACGAGATGAGCCACGGGGAGTCCTTCCTCGCGCTGCTCGACAGCCGTTTCGACTCGCCCGGTTTCTACTGTCTCGACGAGCCCGAGGCCGCGCTGTCGTTCCAGTCGACGCTCGCGCTGATCGCTGTGATGCAGCGGATCGTCGACGACGGAGGGCAGGTGCTGTGCGCCACGCACTCGCCGGTGCTCGCCGCACTTCCCGGTGCACAGATCCTCGAGGTCGGCGAGTGGGGCATCCGCCCGGCAGAGTGGAACGATCTCGAGCTGGTGAACCACTGGCGCTCGTTCCTGCAGGACCCACCTCGGTACCTGCGGCATCTGCTCGACTGA
- a CDS encoding TetR/AcrR family transcriptional regulator: MPRWSPDAALRLEAAAILLFEGQGFSATTVPQIAEAAGLTTRTFFRHFADKRDVLFLRDREFPHAISDFMAAAPPESSAPATVRAGLSAAARGIQDWRQPIARRRKVVHSEPALHERELLQRQHLARAIEQSLRQRGIDPRQSHTLAAVAVTCFDLAMERWLEGPPELLFEECVTSAWNDIRDCVDG; this comes from the coding sequence ATGCCACGATGGTCACCGGACGCTGCACTGCGGCTCGAAGCTGCGGCGATACTCCTCTTCGAAGGACAGGGGTTCTCGGCGACGACGGTTCCGCAGATCGCCGAAGCGGCCGGTTTGACCACTCGGACGTTCTTCCGGCACTTCGCGGACAAGCGCGATGTCCTGTTCCTGCGCGATCGCGAGTTTCCGCACGCGATCAGCGACTTCATGGCGGCGGCCCCACCCGAGAGTTCGGCGCCGGCCACGGTGCGGGCCGGCCTCAGTGCGGCGGCTCGTGGCATCCAGGACTGGCGGCAACCGATCGCACGTCGTCGCAAGGTCGTCCACAGCGAGCCTGCGTTGCACGAGCGTGAGCTTCTCCAACGCCAGCATCTCGCCCGCGCGATCGAGCAATCCCTGCGTCAGCGCGGCATCGACCCTCGGCAATCGCACACGCTGGCAGCTGTAGCAGTGACGTGCTTCGACCTGGCGATGGAGCGGTGGCTCGAAGGGCCACCCGAGCTCTTGTTCGAGGAGTGCGTGACGTCCGCGTGGAACGACATCCGCGACTGCGTCGACGGGTGA
- a CDS encoding TetR/AcrR family transcriptional regulator, with product MTEQRVPKKRGRPRGVSDSRERIIAAAVDEFGEHGYDGSTIRSIATRADVDSALVHHYFGTKADLFAEAVGIPLRPDIDVPAIVAGPRDAVGERLVRYVLEAFEQPDIRRRGVMLIRTAIGSRLTTPLLAEFLARELIGKIAKSIGVADADLRATLVASQIAGLLLTRYVLKLAPIATASVDDIVSHVGPTVQRYLFE from the coding sequence ATGACCGAGCAGCGTGTGCCGAAGAAGCGCGGGCGTCCCCGCGGCGTCTCCGACTCACGCGAACGCATCATCGCCGCCGCCGTCGACGAGTTCGGCGAGCACGGCTACGACGGCTCGACGATCCGTTCGATCGCCACCCGCGCCGACGTCGACTCCGCTCTCGTACACCACTACTTCGGCACCAAGGCCGACCTGTTCGCCGAGGCGGTCGGGATCCCGCTGCGCCCCGACATCGACGTGCCCGCCATCGTGGCGGGTCCGCGTGACGCCGTCGGGGAGCGTCTCGTGCGCTACGTGCTCGAGGCGTTCGAGCAGCCGGACATCCGCCGCCGCGGAGTCATGCTCATCCGCACCGCGATCGGCAGCCGGCTCACGACGCCGCTGCTGGCAGAGTTTCTCGCGCGCGAGCTCATCGGCAAGATCGCGAAGTCGATCGGGGTCGCGGATGCCGATCTGCGCGCCACCCTCGTCGCCTCGCAGATCGCTGGTCTGCTGCTCACCCGGTACGTGCTGAAGCTCGCGCCGATCGCCACGGCATCCGTCGACGACATCGTCTCGCACGTCGGCCCCACGGTGCAGCGCTACCTGTTCGAGTAG
- a CDS encoding GntR family transcriptional regulator, translating into MPVPTSSKPELKRRLLKDEAYDAIRDAIMDGSFQPGEHLEDVALQEWLGISRTPIRDALMNLQRDGLVEIVPQAHTKVVDAHPEVVEANIQTLGVVLGGVVRVTVPTLDPAAIPRLLSVVADARDAVTARNARAHMDAALRIYSTMIGLCPNTVLKGVAVETVARLTFQVQLTIDSREPNWDLLADCWQRFDAAITAQDPITAELAFEELHRLPLPYATQWAPATWAKK; encoded by the coding sequence ATGCCCGTACCCACATCGTCGAAGCCCGAGCTCAAGCGCCGACTGCTGAAGGACGAGGCGTACGACGCGATCCGCGACGCGATCATGGACGGCTCCTTCCAACCGGGCGAGCACCTCGAAGACGTCGCCCTGCAGGAGTGGCTGGGCATCTCGCGCACTCCCATCCGCGATGCGCTGATGAACCTGCAGCGAGACGGCCTCGTCGAGATCGTTCCCCAGGCGCACACGAAGGTGGTCGACGCGCACCCCGAGGTGGTCGAAGCCAACATCCAGACGCTCGGCGTCGTGCTCGGCGGTGTCGTGCGCGTCACTGTGCCGACCCTCGATCCGGCGGCGATCCCCAGGCTCCTGTCGGTGGTCGCCGACGCACGCGACGCCGTGACCGCGCGGAACGCTCGAGCGCACATGGATGCCGCGCTCCGGATCTACAGCACCATGATCGGACTGTGCCCGAACACCGTGCTCAAGGGCGTCGCCGTCGAGACCGTCGCTCGGCTGACCTTCCAAGTGCAGCTCACCATCGACTCCCGTGAGCCCAACTGGGATCTCCTCGCCGACTGCTGGCAGCGCTTCGACGCCGCGATCACCGCCCAAGACCCGATCACGGCCGAGCTCGCCTTCGAGGAGTTGCACCGTCTGCCGCTCCCCTACGCGACACAGTGGGCTCCGGCGACCTGGGCGAAGAAGTAG